The nucleotide sequence GCAGCATGCAGAGTTTGAACCAGGGCATTGCCCATCTACCACGCACCGATGCGATACTCGAGCAACTGAAATCCCTGGAGGAAAAAATTGACCGAAGCCGGCAACCAACCCCAAACTTTCTCCTGGGATTTGTTGCTGTCACAGTCGGGGCATTAGTTGGCGCGTTTATTGGCGCTAGCGTCGTTGCCGGTCAACGTCAGTCCCCACTACCGACCACCCCCACTAGCTCAATTTCCGCTGGAGCAACCCACGGATGCTAAGAACAACCGCCGCATCGCAGATCGCCAGAATCGCCACTGCTGTTCCCAGGGTTGTTTCACCCCAAGGTGCACTCAGGACCACATCCGACCAATGCCAGTGGGGGTGCAAATACACGTGGCGAATCGGCTCAATGGCATAGCTCAGGGGATTGAGACTGGCAATTACCTGCAACCAGCGGGGCATGAAATGCAACGGGGCCAAGGCCGTACTGGCAAACAGCAAGGGTAAATTCACCACAAAGATCACCGCCAGCAATTCCACGTGCCCCGGCAGGGCGAAGGTCAATCCCAAACTCAAGGCCGTCATGCCCAACACCAGCAACAGGACAACTGCCACCAGCAGGGCAAAACCGCTGGCACCCGGTAAACCACCCCCCAGCAGATAGCTGGTTAACAGCACCGCCACCGTCTGCACCAAACTCAGCAGCGTGATAAAAATGGTCGAGGCTAGGACGATAGAAAAGCGGGAGACCAGAGGGGCGACCAAAAAACGATTCAAAAAGCCAAACTCCCGGTCAAACATCACCGGTAAGCCCGCATTTAAGGCCCCCGAAAAAACCGTAAACACGATGATTCCGGCGCTCAAAAACTGGGCATAGTTGACCCCCTCCCCCAAAAACCCCGCCGGTGCATTCTGAAACAAGGCCCCGAACAAAATCAACCACATCAGGGGCTGGATAATCCCGGCAATCAGGGTCGCGGGCCGCCGCCGCAGTTGGATGAGCAAACGCCGCGTCAGGGCCGTTGTTTCTTGCACCAGCTCAGCTAGCGGATGACTACCCGATGTCACCGGTGGGGCAGAAGTCACCGTTGCAGCCATAGCCACTCCCAGCACACAACCACTGCTAGGATCAGGCTAACGCAGGAACACCATTTTGACCAGCAATGCACCTGGCCCTGGTAAATATCACCCTGGACTGGAAGGGGTCCCTAACGGAGTTGATTCCCCAGATTCACGCCCACCTGCAGACCTACGGCACTCCTGTGCGCTGGGCCATCACGGCGGTTCAGGACCGGACCCTCACCCTAGAGGCGGTAGTGGTGACGTCACAGTTGCCCCAGTAAGGGATGGGTTTGGGGAATCACCCGCACCCGCTCCACGTACTCCTGGGCTAACCGTTGCCAGTTCAGAACTTGCTCCGGCGTGGGGGCCGCACTGGTCAACCGGGGGGTCACGGGCTGTAACACCACCAGAACCCGGGGGTCCACCGCCCGAATCATGGTTAAGGCGTCCACCAACTCGGGGGTTTGGGTGTGCCGGTCCACCACGATCTTGACAAACACCTCCACCCCCGCCTGTACCGCCAGGGTCAGGAATTGGTGGTGCGCTTCGTGGTGCTGCTCGCCGCTGACACTGGGGAGTTTGTAGTCCATGGCGATAGTACGGATCCAGGGCAACACCCACGCCAATTCCTGGGGTCGGTGTCCCCCCGTTTCCAGGTAAACCGGCAGAGGGATGGTTCGGGTCAATTCGGGCAGGAATTCTGCTAGGAAGTCGGCCTGCAGCAGGGGTTCTCCCCCGGTGAGGCTGATGGCGGTGTGTTTCCCCCCCTGATAGTGCCTTTCCAGCCAAGCCAACACCTGTTGGACGGTGACGGGATTGGCCACCCTTTGAAAATCGCGCATCCCCGGCGTCATTTCCACCCGTCCCTGGGGTGCGGGCCGCCACGTATGCCTACTATC is from Gloeomargarita sp. SRBZ-1_bins_9 and encodes:
- a CDS encoding ABC transporter permease, encoding MAATVTSAPPVTSGSHPLAELVQETTALTRRLLIQLRRRPATLIAGIIQPLMWLILFGALFQNAPAGFLGEGVNYAQFLSAGIIVFTVFSGALNAGLPVMFDREFGFLNRFLVAPLVSRFSIVLASTIFITLLSLVQTVAVLLTSYLLGGGLPGASGFALLVAVVLLLVLGMTALSLGLTFALPGHVELLAVIFVVNLPLLFASTALAPLHFMPRWLQVIASLNPLSYAIEPIRHVYLHPHWHWSDVVLSAPWGETTLGTAVAILAICDAAVVLSIRGLLQRKLS
- a CDS encoding 7-carboxy-7-deazaguanine synthase QueE, which gives rise to MKTTANLVEIFSAIQGEGPYVGDRQVFLRLGGCDLRCRFCDSRHTWRPAPQGRVEMTPGMRDFQRVANPVTVQQVLAWLERHYQGGKHTAISLTGGEPLLQADFLAEFLPELTRTIPLPVYLETGGHRPQELAWVLPWIRTIAMDYKLPSVSGEQHHEAHHQFLTLAVQAGVEVFVKIVVDRHTQTPELVDALTMIRAVDPRVLVVLQPVTPRLTSAAPTPEQVLNWQRLAQEYVERVRVIPQTHPLLGQL